From the Neochlamydia sp. AcF84 genome, the window TGCTCTGCAAAAATGGCTTTTAATTTTTCATAAGCTCTTTCTGAAAAAGCAAATAGCATAACACCTGAGGTATCTTGATCCAACCGATGAACCACATAGACCTTGCGCGGACGAAAATGTTTTTTCAAAAGAGCATGCGCTGTGTTTTCTTTTTCGAAAGCGCTAGTCACACTTAATAAACCAGAAGGCTTATCAATCACTATTAAATGAGAATCTTCATATAATACTCGTAAATCTTGTATATAAGGATCTGGCCTTGCTCCTACGGTAATGGTTTGATTTTTTTTAATAAGCTTGCTGCTGACTTTCTCTACACTCTCATCGACATACACCCGCCCCTCTTTTAACCAGGAACGTAAAGTTGTTTTGGAACTATTTGGGGATAAAAGAGTTAAAGCCTCTAACAAGGAAAGATTTTGGTCTAAGATAAGTTTCATACAATACTTCTTGAGCTTAATGCTATTAAGGGTAGATGTTTTTAATACCAAGCATTTCAGTTTGGCTTTGACGAATTATACAGCAATGCCTATAATTTCTTCTTATATAAATTTATGTCATTAAACATTTAAGAGGGAAAATGGCTCAAGCACCTACCGAGAAAAAAAAAGAAAAACGTTCGTCAGCATTAAAAAGAGATCTTCAAAGCATCAAAAGAAATCAGATTAATAGAGTGTTCAAATCGCAAGTCAGAACAGCGGTACGTGCTCTAGAAGAAAACCTTTCTAAAAAAGATGCCGCGTTAAATCATAAGCATTTAAGCGAAATCTACAGCCTAATGGATAAGGGTGTAAAAAAAGGCGTCTATAAAGTCAATAAAGCCAATCGTACGAAAGCACGTTTTGCTGCTCGCGCGGCCAAAGCCTTATAAACACCTTTGCGAAGCATTTGCACCATAAATTTTAGAAGATAAGGGGCACTTGCTCCGCAGGATATTATTTTGCTAATTTCTCAAGTATGAAATTTAATCCTAAGCGATAAAAATAGCTAATTAGACGGATTAATTTTTTTAACTTTCTCTTTATACCTGGCTGTAGTTTTTTTCCTACTTGCATAACTCCTGATTGCTCATCTACTGAAAGAGCTGACAATAAAGCAGCTTTTTCTGGTTCTTGCATTGTTAAAAAATAATCTAAATAATCGCCTGTAAAATATCCTCTCCATGATTCCAGCCTTTTTTTTATCCAAGGTGGATAATTACCAAACACCATGGATTCTTTAAGGTGAGAATGGTAGGAGAAAAAGTTTACTTTTCGAAAGCCTAGCGTAAGCACTCGTTTACCTTTTTCTATTCTATCGCCTTGATCATAAATATATCCTACTCCTTCAGAATCGATATTAGTAAAATAATGAAAGGAATCTTGTAATAAATACTCAGCAGCTGTCAAACGATGACGATTGAATAAGCGATCATGTAATATCCAAAGAACTCGATAGCCTAGGCTAGCATAATCTAGATTGCGCGCGTCTATTTCACGGGCAGAGATAGGAGAGCATTGAATTTCTATTACTAAGCCCTCTTTTTCCCAAAACAGATCTGCAATACGATTGATAAGAGGAAATCTTTTTTCTAATTCACAACCAGGCAAGCAATTTTGTAAATAATGCTGCACTTGTAAATGAACAAGAGATTTACCATCTTGTCGACATGATCGATTAGGCTCTAGATGATAAAAGTGCAAATGTCTCAAGAGGCCTCCCCGAGATTTGACCAGGCCTAGACATTCTCTGCAAAAATAATACAGCCTTTTATCTGCTTGATGAGCAGACACCTGATTTCCTTTTTCATCGAAGGCATAAAAGTGCATATTTTTTCGCCCACTTAAAAATCTTTTGACAAAATGCATTTATCCAAGTATGAATTTAATTTTTCCTTGGACATTACTTAAAAGAAAAAGATGGTATAGATTGACAAAAATCAATATAATAGTTAAATATTCCTATACCCTTTTTAAGGAAATATTGATTGTAATATTACTTTCTCAACGTTTTATGAGCCAACAAAGCTACCTTTTCCACAGGGCTTTTAAAAACATATTACACAAAAAATTTGCAATTCGTCAATCCCATTACATAAAAGCAACATGAATAAAGATAACTTTAAAAGCAATTTTTCTCACCAACATCAACAGAAAGTGGATGAACTCGTCTCCATTGCTAAAGAGCAAGGATATATCACCTACGAGGAAATTAACGATATTCTTCCCATGTCTTTTGATTCGCCCGAGCAGATTGATCAAGTGTTGATCTTTTTAAGTGGCATGGACATTCAAATTCTTAACCAATCTGAAGTTGAGCGCCAAAAGGAGCGTAAGAAAGAAGCGAAAGAATTAGAAGGCCTTCCTAAACGTTCTGAAGGCACTCCTGATGATCCCGTAAGAATGTATTTAAAAGAAATGGGCTCGGTTCCTCTTTTAAGCCGAGAAGAGGAAGTTGAAATTTCCAAGCGAATCGAAAAAGCGCAAATCCAAATCGAACGCATCATTATGAGGTTTGGCTACTCCACGGCTGAGGCCATAGCAATTGCCCAATATTTGCTACAAGGAAAAGAGCGTTTTGACAAGTGTGTTGCAGAAAAAGAAGTATCCAATAAACAAGAGTTTCTTAACATTTTACCTAAATTATGTGCCCTTCTTAAACAGGAAGAACAACATCTGGTAGAGCTTCTTAAGAAAATTGATGATCCAGAGCTAAATAAAGAGAATAAACCCTCGATATTGGAAGAAATAGAAAAATGTCGTATTCGTACTCAAGCTTACTTGCGCCGCTTTCATGTTAGACACAATATTATTGAAGACTTTGGTGAGCTTATCTTACGAGCTTATGACCGTTTTTTACAATTAGAAAAGGAAATTCAAGAATTAACTCCACGGGCAGAAAGAAATAAATTTGCCGCTGCCAAGCTTGCCTCTGCTAAACGAAAACTTAAAAAACGTGAAATTGCCGCAGGCAGAACATTAGAAGAGTTTAAAAAAGATGTACGCATGCTGCAACGTTGGATGGACAAGAGCCAGGAAGCTAAAAGAGAAATGGTTGAGTCCAATTTACGTTTGGTTATTTCTATCGCCAAAAAATATACGAATAGAGGCCTTTCCTTTTTAGATCTGATTCAGGAAGGTAACATGGGCCTTATGAAAGCCGTGGAAAAATTTGAGTATCGACGTGGCTATAAATTCTCTACCTATGCAACTTGGTGGATTCGCCAGGCTGTTACCCGTGCTATCGCCGATCAAGCTAGAACTATTCGCATACCTGTCCATATGATTGAAACTATTAACAAGGTCTTACGGGGCGCTAAAAAATTGATGATGGAAACGGGTAGAGAGCCCAATCCTGAAGAGCTTGCTGTAGAACTGGGTATCACTGCTGAGCGCGTGCGTGAGATTTACAAGATTGCCCAGCACCCTATTTCTTTACAAGCAGAAGTAGGAGATGGGGGAGAGAGTCAATTTGGAGACTTCCTAGAAGATACGACTGCCGATTCACCAGCAGAAGCCACAGGATACTCTATTTTGAAAGATAAAATGAATGAAGTGCTCTCTACCTTAACGGATCGAGAAAGAAAAGTTCTTATCCAACGTTTCGGATTATTAGATGGTAAGCCTAAAACGCTTGAAGAAGTAGGAATAGAGTTTAATGTGACGAGAGAACGTATTCGACAAATTGAAGCCAAAGCCCTAAGGAAAATGCGTCATCCTACCCGCTCTAAACAGCTAAAAGCCTTTTTAGATTTGCTAGAGGTTGAATAGAGGAAGTGATTTTTAACTTTCCGCTTTTCTATAAAAAAGTTAAAGCTATCTATCACTTTA encodes:
- a CDS encoding RluA family pseudouridine synthase, producing the protein MKLILDQNLSLLEALTLLSPNSSKTTLRSWLKEGRVYVDESVEKVSSKLIKKNQTITVGARPDPYIQDLRVLYEDSHLIVIDKPSGLLSVTSAFEKENTAHALLKKHFRPRKVYVVHRLDQDTSGVMLFAFSERAYEKLKAIFAEHHIVREYIAIVEGRMEQSQGKWESYLYEDENYFVHSSSNPERGRLAITHYQVIEMSKHYSLVKFTLETGRKNQIRVQCKAAGHPVLGDLKYGSSVSPVRRLCLHAQGLGFNHPINGKQMQFKSSLPQAFKKYFKNA
- the rpsT gene encoding 30S ribosomal protein S20, whose amino-acid sequence is MAQAPTEKKKEKRSSALKRDLQSIKRNQINRVFKSQVRTAVRALEENLSKKDAALNHKHLSEIYSLMDKGVKKGVYKVNKANRTKARFAARAAKAL
- a CDS encoding competence protein CoiA family protein translates to MHFYAFDEKGNQVSAHQADKRLYYFCRECLGLVKSRGGLLRHLHFYHLEPNRSCRQDGKSLVHLQVQHYLQNCLPGCELEKRFPLINRIADLFWEKEGLVIEIQCSPISAREIDARNLDYASLGYRVLWILHDRLFNRHRLTAAEYLLQDSFHYFTNIDSEGVGYIYDQGDRIEKGKRVLTLGFRKVNFFSYHSHLKESMVFGNYPPWIKKRLESWRGYFTGDYLDYFLTMQEPEKAALLSALSVDEQSGVMQVGKKLQPGIKRKLKKLIRLISYFYRLGLNFILEKLAK
- a CDS encoding RNA polymerase sigma factor; the encoded protein is MNKDNFKSNFSHQHQQKVDELVSIAKEQGYITYEEINDILPMSFDSPEQIDQVLIFLSGMDIQILNQSEVERQKERKKEAKELEGLPKRSEGTPDDPVRMYLKEMGSVPLLSREEEVEISKRIEKAQIQIERIIMRFGYSTAEAIAIAQYLLQGKERFDKCVAEKEVSNKQEFLNILPKLCALLKQEEQHLVELLKKIDDPELNKENKPSILEEIEKCRIRTQAYLRRFHVRHNIIEDFGELILRAYDRFLQLEKEIQELTPRAERNKFAAAKLASAKRKLKKREIAAGRTLEEFKKDVRMLQRWMDKSQEAKREMVESNLRLVISIAKKYTNRGLSFLDLIQEGNMGLMKAVEKFEYRRGYKFSTYATWWIRQAVTRAIADQARTIRIPVHMIETINKVLRGAKKLMMETGREPNPEELAVELGITAERVREIYKIAQHPISLQAEVGDGGESQFGDFLEDTTADSPAEATGYSILKDKMNEVLSTLTDRERKVLIQRFGLLDGKPKTLEEVGIEFNVTRERIRQIEAKALRKMRHPTRSKQLKAFLDLLEVE